GGAATGCGGATTGCGGATTGCGGAATACGGATTTTTAGCTAACGTGTCAGCCTCTTCATTCCGCAATCCACAATCCGCATTCCGCATTCCTGTCAGTTTGGCCAGTCCGAAATCGAGCACTTTTACGTAACCATCGGGGCGCAGCATGACGTTCTCGGGCTTGATGTCACGAGGGACAACCCCGGCCTGATGTGCCGCCGCCAGCGCACTGGCGATTTGAATAGTCAGATCAAGCGCTTCGAGGATAGGCAGACGTGTGGCGTGCAGATGCTCTCGGAGCGAGACGCCGTCAACCAACTCCGTAATGATGAAGTGGCGCGCGTCGTGTTGGCCGATCTCGTGAATCGTAATGATGTTGTGATGATTGAGCGCCGAAATGGCCCGCGCTTCCTGCTCGAAGCGGCGCAAGCGATCAGCATCTTGCGCGAACTCAGCGGGCAAAACCTTGAGCGCTACGTCACGGCCCAGGCGCGTGTCGTGCGCGCGCCAGACCTCGCCCATGCCGCCTTTGCCCAGCAAGGATTGAATTTGGTAAGGCCCGAATTGTTGTCCGCTGAGTGTGGGCGCCGCCGGTTGCGCGCTGAGCCAGTCCGCCGCCAGATGCGCCGCCGAAACCGCCCAGACCGCGCCCGGCTCCTCATGCGCCGCCAGTAACTTGGCGATTTCGCGTTGCAACCCGGCTTGGCCCTGACAAGCGTTAGTCAGAAACGCTGCGCGCGCATGCGGCGTGCGTTCTAAGGCGGCGTGAAAGAGTTCGTCAATCTGTTGCCATTGTTCCAGGTGCATGAACGTTCCTGCGTGTGTGCCGCAACCAATAAGAGTGAGAAGAGAGATTACGGAGCAAACGGAAATAGCGGAACACACGGAAACTTGCTTGGTCTTGGGTTCAGTACAAGAAAAACTAAATTTTCTGGTATTTACCTCTTCGCCGCGTTCGCGGCAAAAACAATTTTCAATACACGAGATAACTTAGTTTCTCGTGTATTCAGTTCCGTCTGTTCTGTTATTTCCGTCTGTTCCGTAATCTCTTCTTTCTTAGCTTGGGTTGCTGTCCGCTGCTGAGATTTCACATTGCAGCCAAGCTTTTGCCAGCGTCCAATCGCGCATCACCGTGCCGGGCGAAACCTCCAACACCTGCGCCGTTTCCTCGATGCTCAGCCCGCCGAAGAAGCGCAATTCCACGATCCGGCATTTGCGCACATCGAATTGCGCCAAGCCCTTTAACGCATCATCTAGCGCAATCACCTCCGCCGTGCGTTCGGACGAAACCAGCAACGCCTCTTCAAACGAAACCTGTTGGATGGCGCCGCCGCGCTTCAGGTTTTGCCGCCCGCGCGCGTGATCCACCAGGATGCGGCGCATGGCTTGGGCGGCCAGCGCAAAAAATTGCGCGCGGCTTTCCAATTGTCCCCCGCGCTGCGCGGCCAGTTTCAAATAGGCTTCGTGAACCAGCGCCGACGTATGCAACGAGTGCCCGACGTGCTCGCGTGCCATGTAGCGATGGGCCAGCCGCCGCAATTCGTCATA
This Acidobacteriota bacterium DNA region includes the following protein-coding sequences:
- a CDS encoding serine/threonine protein kinase is translated as MHLEQWQQIDELFHAALERTPHARAAFLTNACQGQAGLQREIAKLLAAHEEPGAVWAVSAAHLAADWLSAQPAAPTLSGQQFGPYQIQSLLGKGGMGEVWRAHDTRLGRDVALKVLPAEFAQDADRLRRFEQEARAISALNHHNIITIHEIGQHDARHFIITELVDGVSLREHLHATRLPILEALDLTIQIASALAAAHQAGVVPRDIKPENVMLRPDGYVKVLDFGLAKLTGMRNADCGLRNEEADTLAKNPYSAIRNPHSAIDRSRPGNGDGVIYVARAGQRT
- a CDS encoding sigma-70 family RNA polymerase sigma factor, translated to MAEPEAENTQQLVDWGSGDKAALDTLMPLVYDELRRLAHRYMAREHVGHSLHTSALVHEAYLKLAAQRGGQLESRAQFFALAAQAMRRILVDHARGRQNLKRGGAIQQVSFEEALLVSSERTAEVIALDDALKGLAQFDVRKCRIVELRFFGGLSIEETAQVLEVSPGTVMRDWTLAKAWLQCEISAADSNPS